In Lytechinus variegatus isolate NC3 chromosome 6, Lvar_3.0, whole genome shotgun sequence, the DNA window tttttttactcgcacacatttattaatttcaattcacatGTAATGTATTTTGATGGAATTCGCATCGTCTTAATATCACGTTTGTTATAgaccaggatagaagaggcataactttgttttttatgtataatatcttttgatggtttcttatcaattcgagggtgctgattacaaatctggatgatgccaatcgtgtaaccttgagcatttttcGCAAATTggaaaaatccaatatggccgccaaaatatgcaaattacccataaaaatcataaaattgtccccACATTtgctatgaaatgcataaaattgtgtggcaggagcgaactactctctgaaaaataatttttcgacaaaatatttattttcctgatattccaAATGGCGGCCATAGGcccttgtatactctattatatATAGTATACAATAActacaaaaatgagcactaaactacaaaaaaatgcgatgtatgaacgaagtaatgtatgcaaatcatcattactaacgagatatatcatttaataTGTCATATATGCACATATGGGAAcgttgctgtattttgatatctaaaatagccgccactggcccaaacgaattgacaagaaaccttcaaaaatattgtttatataagaaacaaggtttggtcaagtttctattgGGCCTATACTGGACTGTTACTGAAATAAGTCGAATGACTGATTTCACCCTTTTATATAGTATCATTtattctgaaaaataaaatatcaaatgaaatattctgaatGATATATGATACATGGACGTGTAAGGTGTACTTGTGTCACTGAACCACTAATCTACGATAATTTAAAGGCCGCAGATAACCGAATTCAGGTTTATTCCTACTGGTGCAGAGTGCTGATAGTAAATCACATGTTGCGATGAAAATATCCAAATATGTTTTTGAGATATCAAAATCTGTAATTCCTGATGTAACGTATACTCACAATCGAATTCTCCCGTCTGCTAATGTTTCCAGCAGTTTCTTGCTTATAATGTAGCTTGCCTCTGAGTTTTAGGTAAGTTGCCAATTCGTGCAACTCGTCCATTCACAACTTGGTCTAcgttcatttggtctaatgccattccgtccatcaacatttcgtctaacaatcatttggtccaatcatcacttcgtctactCATTATtacgtctatgaccatttcgtctcctaaccggttggtctaatatccatttcatttccattcattttgcacaatttaacactaagtcctattggaccaaatggtatatagaCCAAATAGCaaattggaccaactggttattagacggaatggcataagactaaatggaagtagaccatgtggtgagttgacgaactgatggtagaccaaatgatagtcgATGAGCAATGGTACGCATcggtattagacgaaatggaaataaaccgtATTTTACTCAACTTACTACATGTAACACACGCTTTGTGTATAATGTAATTATCGATCTTTGTATTATTTATCTCTACGATTGTCACGTTTAAAATGTAGTCATTTACATCCTGGTTGTCATGTGAACATTTTCATTTACTattgatttcagaataaaattgcAGAAACTAGGCTACTAAAAAATTAAACGTTCACAGAATACTTTTTTCTTGAAGATGTTTACATTCTACACTATGTCTAAAACCTGGTTATCATGTGAACATTTTCATTTACTattgatttcagaataaaattgcAGAAACTCCTACTAGAAATTGAACGTTCACAGAATACTTATTTTCTTGAAGATGTTTACATTCTACACTATATGTCTAAAACACAACCTTTTACATGCTTtatgaagatatttttttattttgattgctctacatgtatgttgtaaaTATGGTCGCGACGCCCTCTTCTTCTGTCAAAAATCTCAAGCAACCTTTTGTCCTGTCGGCGGAACCTTTCGCTCAGTTTTGTACTCAAATAACGCCCCTCCGTGCACTTTTGAGCCCGAAATCAAACCGCGGATAGCTTGTCGGAACTCCGGATGCCGAACCGTATAAACGATCGGATTCAGACAAGAGTTGTAGAAGGCAATCAATGTGAGAATGCGATTTATGCTGCTGAAGGCAAAGCTCCTGCTGATAAAACCAAAGTTGAAGAGAAAGTAAGCAACATTGTTTGGACCCCAGCATACGATGAAAATCAGGACGACCACGAATAGCATCTGGATGACCCGTTTTCTAGCAGTCAAGAGACTCTTAGACCTGTTCTGAAGGGCTTTGCCTTCGTTGAACTGTTTCGATTTTCGGTGAAGAATGACCGCAGTCACCGCCTGAGCTAGAAGCATTACCGTAGCAGGGATTATAAAATACACAAGGAATGTTTTAACGCCGAAGAACTTGCCAAGTGACGGTGGAAAGGATAATACACAGGTATGACTGACGCCCTCTACGCTGCAAGTCAAAATCAGGTTAAGAGTCGTAATCATCAGCTCCAGCCATACAACTGCAACGGCAACGGATGCCTTCTCTCTGCTGGAGTAACGATTGAAAAGAATGGGATACATGACGGCTATTAAACGCTCTACTGATATCAAAGCAAGGGTATGGATGGAGGCTCCGACTGCCAACCACATGAAGAAACCATTGAAGACAAACCTGCAATAGATTTCTCCAAGGAGTGTGGATGGCACACTAACTGCCACCGGCAATGGCAAGATCAGAACAGAGGTCAGGAAGTCCGCAACCGCTAGAGCTCCGATTAGGGTATCAGCAGAACGGTTCATGGCCCGGCGTTGCCAAATAACCACCATGACAAGCATTTGGCCGACAACACCAAGTACGGAGGACGTTAGTTGGACCAACTGCCACCATGACCAGGTTGGGTAGTGCCATCTCCATGGGACAGAATGGGATGATTCATCATAAGCGGATGCGCTACTCTGCAACGTGACAGTCTGAACCTCATCGCCCCGAGTGGAAAATCCAGCATCTAAGTTTTCGTCGGAGACAACAGTGACATTCACCATCTCTGTCACGGTCGACGTTGTGGTCAGGTTTGGAACATCTTGCAAGAAACTCGTGGTGAGTTCAAAGGTCCACTCTTGCTCAGATGAACTCTGTAAGGACGTCGACCAAGCAGAAGTGTTTTCTGCCAATCCCTCATCCAGGCCAGCAACTAGCATCAGGAACAGGGCAGCTGCTCCAAGAGCCATGCACGCCATATCTGCAAAAAAGAAGAGAGTTTACATGGTACAAAGATGGTTGACTATTAGCATCTCCAAACTGAATTCATTTGATAAAGAAGAGCGTTCACTTTATACATAGATGTTTTGAGAATTTATTATTAGCTTCTTCAAAGTGATTTCACTGGGTGAAATATGAGCTCGCCAAGATTTATCAGGTGAAAACCTTAATCTAATGACCTTGGACAAAATCCAAGGTGAAACAGGGGACAcctcccccccacacacacatacacaattTTATTGTGGAAGGAGCAccaataaaagataaataaggggaaagaaaaaaaaagaggaataataagaggaagacgagtgaatagaATAAGGGAGGTTCGGAGGTAAAGACATAttacgcttcgtgctcgcatttcTGTGCCAGTGGGGTACATATCATGCTCAATGGGctgatatggagcttgaaatatcaagttttgaactcgttaaaaaaaaactgtcgaATGTCGAgcttgttttatttacaaattgattttttaagtgttctgtaaaatgttcatttcatggtctgaatatcaacattttcagcttgcACTGTGCGCTAGCCTTATTTGATTTGTCCAGTACCCATTTTCTTCGTGTATTCCGTATATCTCATATCTCTCAAAATTCAAATTCCGGTCTCATGGCCATAACCTTCGTACTGGTAGCTCACAAGATACACTCACACTGCAAGTAGGCCCACTCAAGACTGAAGCAATGTCACTATTTCTGATATCAGCCCCACAACTATATGGGACAAACTTTCCCTCGACATTAGGAATTCCACAACTTTAGAGACTTTCAAATCTGTTCCAATATTATGTCAAGCCTCTGGGAACCTCTTGCAATGCAATAGAATATATCGAAATAGTTTTGCGCTATATAGATGcatattgttatttgttattaaagggatggtctgggctgaaaatattcatatttaagtaaatagagtaaaatttacagagcaaaatgctaaaaatttcatcaaaatcggataacaaaataatgaagttattgaattttaaatatcaatattctgtgaaaacagttattatGCAGATCGTCATGAtcattcattaggtgggctgatgatgtcacatctccactttccttttcctaagttattacatttcatttttcatacatgtgtaaatgatgtgtctccattacacatgtatgaaaaatgaaacatttaataataataataataatagcggcatatttacccagggttgccacttcagttccgaaaactgttctcccagcgggccctgctattattaccccggctttagcacggctaccttgatctggagctcgagcattcgaggaatttcttcctaccgggtaccaattcacctcacctgggtcgagtgcagcacaatgtggataaatttcttgctgaaggaaattacgccatggctgggattcgaacccacgaccctttgtttcagagtccgaagactaatccactgggccacaacgctccacacatttatgatgatgaaataagttgaggcaataaataactaaagtacttaatcag includes these proteins:
- the LOC121417669 gene encoding trace amine-associated receptor 7a-like codes for the protein MACMALGAAALFLMLVAGLDEGLAENTSAWSTSLQSSSEQEWTFELTTSFLQDVPNLTTTSTVTEMVNVTVVSDENLDAGFSTRGDEVQTVTLQSSASAYDESSHSVPWRWHYPTWSWWQLVQLTSSVLGVVGQMLVMVVIWQRRAMNRSADTLIGALAVADFLTSVLILPLPVAVSVPSTLLGEIYCRFVFNGFFMWLAVGASIHTLALISVERLIAVMYPILFNRYSSREKASVAVAVVWLELMITTLNLILTCSVEGVSHTCVLSFPPSLGKFFGVKTFLVYFIIPATVMLLAQAVTAVILHRKSKQFNEGKALQNRSKSLLTARKRVIQMLFVVVLIFIVCWGPNNVAYFLFNFGFISRSFAFSSINRILTLIAFYNSCLNPIVYTVRHPEFRQAIRGLISGSKVHGGALFEYKTERKVPPTGQKVA